In Oryzias melastigma strain HK-1 linkage group LG18, ASM292280v2, whole genome shotgun sequence, one DNA window encodes the following:
- the LOC112156330 gene encoding 5,6-dihydroxyindole-2-carboxylic acid oxidase, whose amino-acid sequence MLRSCVLVLAGALAVSAQFPRECVTVEGLRSGQCCPSPPGFPNDPCGFSAGRGQCVSLTVDARPHGPQYPHDGRDDRERWPVRYFNRTCQCNGNFSGFNCGRCRHGLTGPNCDQRVSVVRRDVMRLSADEKRAFVSALDQAKRTVHPDLVIATRHYSDVFGPDGNSPQFENVTIYNYFVWSHYYSVSKTFLGAGQASFGGVDFSHEGPGFVTWHRYHLLQLERDMQDMLQDPSFALPYWNFAIGGSTCDICTDDLMGARSTFDSNSLSSNSIFSQWRVVCESVEDYDTLGTICNSTETSPIRRNPAGNVNRPMVQRLPEPQDVADCLQVNTFDTPPYYSTSSESFRNTVEGYSAPKGNYDPVVRSLHNLAHLFLNGTGGQTHLSPNDPIFVLLHTYTDAIFDEWLRRHGPDVAAYPDENAPIGHNRGYNMVPFWPPVTNSEMFVTAPENLGYSYEAEWPGQPFTLTEIITMAIVAALVVVAVLFAATTCAVRARSYRMEGHQPLLGDQYQRYDDDKSQSVV is encoded by the exons ATGTTGCGCTCGTGCGTTTTAGTGCTTGCGGGCGCGTTGGCGGTGAGCGCTCAGTTCCCCAGGGAGTGCGTGACGGTGGAGGGACTCCGGAGCGGGCAGTGCTGCCCCTCGCCGCCGGGGTTCCCGAACGACCCGTGCGGGTTCAGCGCGGGGCGCGGCCAGTGCGTGTCCCTCACGGTGGACGCGCGGCCCCACGGGCCCCAGTACCCGCACGACGGGCGGGACGACCGGGAGCGATGGCCCGTCCGCTACTTCAACCGCACCTGCCAGTGTAACGGAAACTTCAGCGGGTTCAACTGCGGCCGCTGCAGACACGGGCTGACCGGGCCCAACTGTGACCAGCGCGTCTCCGTGG TGAGGAGAGACGTGATGCGCCTCAGCGCAGACGAGAAGCGCGCCTTCGTGAGCGCGCTGGACCAGGCCAAGCGCACGGTGCACCCCGACCTGGTGATTGCCACTCGGCACTACTCGGACGTCTTCGGGCCCGACGGCAACAGCCCGCAGTTCGAAAACGTCACCATCTACAACTACTTCGTGTGGAGTCACTACTACTCCGTCAGCAAGACCTTCCTGGGCGCGGGACAGGCCAGCTTCGGCGGCGTGGACTTCTCGCACGAAGGGCCTGGCTTTGTGACGTGGCACAGGTAccacctgctgcagctggaacGCGACATGCAG GACATGTTACAAGACCCGTCCTTCGCCCTGCCCTACTGGAACTTCGCCATCGGTGGAAGCACGTGCGACATCTGCACAGACGACCTCATGGGAGCCCGAAGCACTTTCGACTCCAACTCCCTGAGTTCCAACTCCATCTTTTCCCAGTGGAGGGTCGTCTGTGAAAGTGTGGAGGACTACGACACGTTGGGGACCATCTGCAACA GCACGGAGACGTCTCCTATAAGGCGAAACCCAGCAGGAAACGTCAATAGGCCGATGGTGCAGCGGCTCCCGGAGCCCCAGGATGTGGCGGACTGCCTACAGGTCAACACGTTCGACACGCCGCCGTACTACTCCACCTCTTCGGAGAGTTTCAGGAACACCGTTGAAG GCTACAGCGCCCCCAAAGGAAACTACGACCCCGTGGTGAGGAGCCTCCATAACCTGGCCCATTTGTTCCTGAATGGGACAGGTGGCCAGACTCACCTGTCTCCCAATGACCCCATCTTTGTCCTGCTCCACACCTACACTGACGCTATATTTGACGAGTGGTTGAGAAGACACGGACCAG ACGTAGCTGCATATCCTGATGAAAACGCTCCCATCGGTCACAACAGAGGCTACAACATGGTGCCCTTCTGGCCTCCGGTGACAAACTCCGAGATGTTTGTGACCGCCCCAGAAAACCTCGGTTACTCCTACGAAGCTGAATGGCCCG GACAACCTTTCACTCTGACGGAAATCATAACCATGGCGATCGTTGCCGCCCTGGTGGTGGTTGCGGTCCTTTTCGCTGCCACCACATGTGCCGTGCGTGCCAGGTCTTACAGGATGGAAGGCCACCAGCCTCTGCTCGGGGACCAGTACCAGCGGTACGACGACGACAAGAGCCAATCTGTAGTCTGA